A genomic stretch from Arachis stenosperma cultivar V10309 chromosome 3, arast.V10309.gnm1.PFL2, whole genome shotgun sequence includes:
- the LOC130967360 gene encoding cellulose synthase A catalytic subunit 4 [UDP-forming]-like → MAAASTAGSHSRKGLGFMRYDDSDEENADYNQQQWQHNVEAFSLAGSFASKDSEVEIGFLRNTEKHIERKEKKGLISNDQEDEDYILAEARQPLWRKVPVPSSLINPYRIVIVMRLVVLAFFFRFRILNPVHDAFPLWLVSVICEIWLALSWLVDQLPKWFPITRETSLERLSLRFEQEGRQNKLAPVDVFVTTADPFKEPPIITANTVLSVLSVDYPVEKVNCYVSDDSASMLLYDTLYETSEFARIWIPFVNKYSIEPRAPEFYFSQKVDYLKDKVHPTFVRDRRAMKREYEEFKVRINVLISKAQKKPEEGWVMKDGTPWPGNNTEDHPGMIQVCLGSAGTLDMDGKQLPRLVYVSREKRPGYRHHEKAGAMNALVRVSAVLSNAPFVLNLDCDQYINNSKTIREAMCFLMDPQLGKRICFVQFPKRFDGIDNNDRYANRNTVFYDIVMKGLDGIQGPVYVGTGCVFNRQAIYGNKPPSDKKPKTSQSSCCCCCCSGDDSGSTFDLEEIDEGLEGFEEKEETSFISMKNFEKQYGMSPVLIASVLMEDGGLPKVTNTQLLIKEAIHVISCGYEEKTEWGKEIGWLYGSVTEDILTGFNMHCRGWKSVYCTPKRDAFKGSAPINLSDRLHQVLKWALGSTEIFFSGYCPLWYGYTGKLKLLQRLAYTNTIVYPFTSIPLLVYCTIPAVCLLTGKFIVPALTNVASIWLMALFTSMILTCVLELRWSGVNIQDWWRNEQFWVIGSVSSHLFAVFQGLLKVGGVHSNFTIRAKSTDNNSVSNQLYLFKWTTLMIPPTSLVILNMVGIVAGISDAINNGYNSWGPLFGKLFFSFWVIIHLYPFLKGLMGRQNRTPTIVVLWSILFALVFSMIWVRIDVFLPKKTGPVLVQCGLEC, encoded by the exons ATGGCTGCAGCTTCCACTGCTGGTTCTCACTCCCGGAAAGGGCTCGGATTCATGCGCTATGACGACTCAGATGAG GAAAATGCAGACTACAATCAGCAACAGTGGCAGCACAATGTTGAAGCTTTCTCTTTAGCTGGAAGTT TTGCTAGTAAGGATTCTGAAGTAGAAATTGGATTCTTAAGAAATACAGAGAAACacatagaaagaaaagaaaagaaaggactAATAAGCAATGATCAAGAAGATGAAGATTACAT TTTGGCTGAAGCAAGGCAACCATTGTGGCGAAAAGTACCGGTACCTTCAAGCCTAATCAATCCATACCGGATAGTCATTGTCATGCGCCTCGTCGTGCTGGCATTCTTTTTTCGCTTCCGGATCCTGAATCCAGTCCATGATGCATTTCCACTCTGGTTGGTCTCAGTAATTTGTGAAATATGGCTAGCATTGTCCTGGCTAGTTGATCAGCTACCAAAATGGTTCCCCATCACACGCGAAACCAGCCTCGAGCGCTTGTCCTTGCGCTTCGAGCAAGAAGGCAGGCAAAACAAACTAGCCCCTGTTGATGTTTTTGTGACAACTGCAGACCCTTTTAAAGAACCACCAATCATAACAGCAAACACTGTCTTATCAGTACTTTCTGTTGATTATCCAGTAGAAAAGGTTAACTGCTATGTCTCGGACGACAGTGCTTCAATGCTTCTCTATGATACTTTGTATGAAACTTCAGAGTTTGCAAGAATTTGGATCCCTTTTGTGAATAAGTACAGCATTGAGCCAAGAGCACCTGAATTCTATTTCTCTCAGAAGGTTGATTACTTGAAAGACAAGGTTCATCCTACATTTGTAAGGGACCGCAGGGCGATGAAG AGAGAGTATGAAGAGTTTAAGGTGAGAATCAATGTGTTGATTTCAAAGGCTCAGAAGAAACCAGAAGAGGGTTGGGTGATGAAAGATGGAACACCTTGGCCTGGGAACAACACTGAAGATCATCCAGGGAtgattcag GTGTGTTTGGGAAGTGCTGGTACACTGGACATGGATGGCAAACAACTGCCACGGCTTGTGTATGTTTCGAGGGAGAAGCGCCCCGGCTATCGACACCACGAGAAAGCTGGTGCTATGAATGCTTTG GTTCGAGTTTCTGCTGTTCTTAGCAATGCTCCTTTTGTGTTGAACTTGGATTGTGACCAGTATATCAATAATAGCAAGACTATAAGGGAGGCTATGTGCTTCTTAATGGATCCTCAGCTTGGAAAGAGGATTTGTTTTGTCCAATTTCCAAAAAGGTTCGATGGCATCGATAACAACGATCGATATGCTAATCGCAATACCGTGTTCTATGAT ATCGTGATGAAAGGACTTGATGGGATTCAAGGCCCAGTGTATGTTGGCACTGGTTGTGTTTTCAATAGGCAGGCAATATATGGCAATAAACCGCCATCTGATAAAAAGCCGAAGACAagccagtcttcatgctgctgctgctgctgttcAGGTGATGATTCTGGGTCCACATTTGATCTTGAAGAGATTGATGAAGGACTTGAAGGGTttgaagagaaagaggaaacATCCTTCATTTCAATGAAAAACTTTGAGAAGCAATATGGAATGTCACCAGTTTTGATTGCTTCTGTTTTGATGGAAGATGGTGGACTTCCAAAAGTGACCAATACACAGTTGCTGATTAAGGAAGCAATTCATGTTATTAGCTGTGGTTATGAAGAGAAAACTGAATGGGGCAAAGAG ATTGGGTGGCTTTATGGCTCAGTGACAGAAGATATCTTAACAGGATTTAACATGCATTGTAGAGGGTGGAAATCAGTGTACTGCACGCCAAAGAGAGATGCTTTTAAAGGATCTGCTCCTATAAATCTATCTGATAGATTACACCAAGTTCTGAAATGGGCTCTTGGTTCAACTGAGATTTTCTTTAGTGGCTATTGCCCATTGTGGTATGGTTATACTggtaaactaaaattgctacaGAGGTTGGCTTACACTAATACTATAGTTTATCCTTTCACTTCCATCCCTCTCTTGGTGTACTGCACGATTCCGGCCGTCTGTCTTCTGACTGGAAAATTCATCGTCCCCGCG TTAACAAATGTTGCTAGCATTTGGCTAATGGCTCTGTTCACCTCCATGATCTTAACGTGCGTGCTAGAGCTCCGGTGGAGTGGGGTAAACATTCAGGACTGGTGGCGCAACGAGCAATTCTGGGTGATCGGCAGCGTCTCCTCGCACCTCTTTGCCGTGTTCCAAGGTCTCCTCAAAGTTGGTGGAGTACACTCTAACTTCACAATCAGAGCAAAATCCACAGATAACAACAGTGTATCCAATCAACTCTATCTCTTCAAATGGACAACGCTTATGATACCACCAACAAGTCTTGTGATCTTGAACATGGTTGGGATTGTGGCCGGAATATCTGATGCCATTAACAATGGATATAACTCATGGGGACCTTTGTTTGGGaagcttttcttttctttttgggtCATTATTCATCTATATCCTTTCCTTAAAGGTCTAATGGGAAGGCAGAACAGAACACCTACCATTGTTGTCCTCTGGTCAATACTTTTTGCATTGGTTTTCTCAATGATTTGGGTGAGAATTGATGTGTTCTTGCCCAAGAAAACAGGTCCAGTTCTAGTACAATGTGGGTTAGAATGCTAA
- the LOC130969611 gene encoding uncharacterized protein LOC130969611, with protein sequence MGCFLACFGSSKSKRRKHTHSVQRNATSKPEQPSVSLVQDHSEASLNTESELQGKNEEQLSVSSRKKVTFDSNIRTYDPVSPDEVSDFKSGEEEHAGKEEALEKPGQSKLSSSRDCSVTSKGSFPPNHRYQNCRESDDEDEEEMDYGVSDLSDEDEECDEMVEEFEEDRVKIDVDHVVTEGVIESTIQNCESDLKPFGVNPNARDRSAYVHPVLNPVENLTQWKSVKAKRTVSSPLKPQKENYVSPNHESPRIAIAAAEQSVKEISFHLDSKTDSRKQLSQEISVDENVKEVSFHLNSKTDSPKKLSQEISVDASLSNWLATSSETSTPMNKGSSVALNSVTTPERSTVSQGSNSVISHDDRPILGALTLEEIKQFSATSSPRKSPSRSPDEMPIIGTVGTYWNFAEEASTASSFKGIPNTTSKYREDKKVNWHSTPFETRLEKALNRGAAAGEA encoded by the exons atggGTTGCTTCCTTGCTTGTTTTGGTTCCTCCAAATCCAAACGCAGAAAACACACGCACAGTGTTCAA CGAAATGCTACTAGCAAGCCTGAGCAACCCAGTGTCTCTCTGGTTCAGGATCATTCCGAAGCCTCTCTTAACACTGAATCAGAACTTCA GGGTAAAAATGAGGAGCAACTAAGTGTTAGTTCAAGAAAGAAAGTAACTTTTGATTCCAATATTAGAACCTATGATCCTGTTTCTCCTGATGAAGTTAGTGATTTCAAGAGTGGTGAAGAAGAGCATGCTGGAAAGGAGGAAGCATTGGAGAAACCAGGCCAATCAAAGCTCTCTTCCTCTAGAGACTGTTCAGTTACCTCAAAAGGGTCTTTCCCTCCAAATCACAGGTACCAGAATTGTAGGGAAAGCGATGATGAAGACGAAGAAGAAATGGATTATGGAGTTAGTGATCTCAgtgatgaagatgaagaatgTGATGAAATGGTTGAAGAGTTTGAAGAAGATAGGGTGAAAATCGATGTTGATCATGTGGTTACTGAAGGGGTTATAGAGAGTACAATCCAAAATTGTGAAAGTGATTTGAAGCCATTTGGGGTTAATCCCAATGCTAGAGATAGAAGTGCTTATGTTCATCCTGTGTTAAACCCTGTGGAGAATCTCACTCAGTGGAAATCAGTCAAGGCCAAGAGAACAGTATCATCACCATTGAAGCCTCAGAAAGAGAATTATGTTTCTCCCAATCATGAATCTCCAAGGATTGCCATTGCAGCTGCGGAACAAAGTGTTAAGGAAATTTCTTTCCACTTGGATTCGAAAACTGACTCACGAAAGCAGCTGAGCCAGGAAATTTCAGTTGATGAAAATGTTAAGGAAGTTTCTTTCCACTTGAATTCGAAAACTGACTCACCAAAGAAGCTGAGCCAGGAAATTTCAGTTGATGCTAGCCTCTCAAATTGGTTGGCTACTTCGTCAGAAACGAGTACACCTATGAACAAGGGTAGCTCAGTGGCCTTGAATTCAGTTACAACTCCTGAAAGAAGCACAGTCTCGCAAGGTTCAAATTCTGTAATTAGCCATGATGATAGGCCTATTTTAGGTGCATTGACGTTGGAAGAGATCAAGCAATTTTCAGCTACTTCGTCACCAAGGAAGTCACCTAGTAGGAGTCCTGATGAGATGCCTATCATAGGCACTGTTGGGACCTACTGGAATTTTGCCGAAGAAGCCAGCACAGCATCATCCTTCAAAGGGATTCCCAACACAACAAGCAAGTATAGAGAG GATAAGAAAGTGAATTGGCACTCAACTCCATTTGAGACAAGGTTAGAGAAAGCTTTGAACAGAGGTGCTGCTGCTGGTGAAGCCTAG